A window of Xylophilus sp. GW821-FHT01B05 contains these coding sequences:
- a CDS encoding ABC transporter ATP-binding protein encodes MTSAEQPAVATPSRAVRELYRALWLHAEGKRNQLLGATALLSGAQLLRLTMPWLAAQAINALQHGDMAGAGRWIAYLAGVYLLSWFLHGPGRILERNVGVRVRERMADQLYARIASAPLAWRDGRHSGDLQHRVVQASRALSDFAQNQFGYLQNAFNFVGPLVALALLSRTSGAIALTGYVAIAFIILRFDRALMQLARTENDAERRYVAALLDLVGNAGTVIGLRLQAASRKLLGRRMDGVIAPLRRAVTVNEGKWFAVDLLGMALTWTLVVVYVLQARTPGQAVLLGTVFMIYQYAQQAANVVGSMASNFQSFARMHTDYGSAEPIWAAPGDPDAPVMAIVPDAPWQTLELRGVNWHYADGGRGGLSNVNLLLQRGARVALIGPSGGGKSTLLRALAGLYTPQQGELLRDGAVVPWSTLRGLATLIPQEAEVFEASVEENLTFGQPGEPRHIEAALHTGVFDEVLARMPDGLHSPLSERGANLSGGQRQRLALARGALAARGSSVLLLDEPTSALDPLAEGRVFERMAEAFPDACLIASVHRPSLLARFDTVVVVEAGQVVDAGPRDAVLARRAQV; translated from the coding sequence ATGACAAGCGCCGAGCAGCCCGCAGTGGCCACGCCCTCACGCGCGGTGCGCGAGCTGTACCGCGCGCTCTGGCTGCATGCAGAAGGCAAGCGCAATCAACTGCTGGGCGCAACCGCGTTGCTGTCGGGTGCGCAGCTGTTGCGGCTCACCATGCCCTGGCTGGCGGCGCAGGCCATTAACGCGTTGCAGCACGGCGACATGGCCGGCGCTGGCCGCTGGATTGCCTACCTGGCGGGCGTGTACCTGTTGTCGTGGTTTCTGCACGGCCCGGGCCGCATCCTGGAGCGCAACGTGGGCGTGCGGGTGCGCGAGCGCATGGCCGACCAGCTCTATGCGCGCATTGCGTCCGCGCCGCTGGCCTGGCGTGATGGGCGCCACTCGGGCGACCTGCAGCACCGCGTGGTGCAGGCCAGCCGCGCGCTGTCGGACTTTGCGCAGAACCAGTTCGGCTATCTGCAGAACGCCTTCAACTTCGTCGGCCCGCTGGTGGCGCTGGCGCTGCTGTCGCGCACCAGCGGCGCCATCGCGCTGACGGGCTACGTGGCCATTGCCTTCATCATCCTGCGCTTTGACCGGGCGCTGATGCAGCTGGCCCGCACCGAGAACGACGCCGAGCGCCGCTACGTGGCCGCGCTGCTGGACCTGGTGGGCAATGCCGGCACGGTGATCGGCCTGCGGCTGCAGGCCGCATCCCGCAAGCTGCTGGGCCGGCGCATGGACGGCGTGATCGCGCCGCTGCGCCGCGCGGTCACGGTCAACGAGGGCAAGTGGTTCGCGGTCGACCTGCTGGGCATGGCGCTGACCTGGACCCTGGTGGTCGTCTATGTCCTGCAGGCGCGCACGCCGGGGCAGGCGGTGCTGCTGGGCACGGTCTTCATGATCTACCAGTACGCGCAGCAGGCGGCCAACGTGGTCGGCTCGATGGCCTCCAACTTCCAGAGCTTTGCGCGCATGCATACCGACTACGGCAGCGCCGAGCCGATCTGGGCCGCGCCGGGCGACCCCGACGCGCCGGTGATGGCCATCGTGCCCGATGCGCCCTGGCAGACGCTGGAACTGCGCGGCGTGAACTGGCATTACGCGGACGGTGGCCGTGGCGGCCTGAGCAATGTGAACCTGCTGCTGCAGCGCGGTGCGCGTGTGGCCCTCATCGGTCCCAGCGGTGGCGGCAAGAGCACCTTGCTGCGCGCGCTGGCCGGGCTCTACACGCCGCAGCAGGGCGAGCTGCTGCGCGACGGCGCGGTGGTGCCCTGGTCCACGCTGCGCGGCCTGGCCACGCTGATCCCGCAAGAGGCCGAGGTGTTCGAGGCCAGCGTGGAAGAGAACCTGACCTTCGGCCAGCCCGGCGAGCCCCGGCATATCGAGGCCGCGCTGCATACCGGCGTGTTCGACGAGGTGCTGGCCAGGATGCCCGATGGCCTGCACAGCCCGCTGTCCGAGCGGGGCGCCAACCTCTCGGGCGGCCAGCGCCAGCGGCTGGCGCTGGCGCGCGGCGCATTGGCCGCGCGCGGCAGCTCGGTGCTGCTGCTGGACGAACCCACCAGCGCGCTCGATCCGCTCGCCGAGGGCCGGGTGTTCGAGCGCATGGCAGAGGCCTTCCCGGATGCCTGCCTGATCGCCTCGGTGCACCGGCCCAGCCTGCTGGCGCGCTTCGACACCGTCGTGGTGGTGGAGGCCGGCCAGGTGGTGGATGCCGGCCCGCGCGACGCGGTGCTAGCCCGCCGCGCGCAGGTCTGA
- a CDS encoding IclR family transcriptional regulator, with the protein MPSSPPAAEPSSTALAGTQTLMRGLAIVQAVADGQRDLKALCAHTGIARSTAHRLASLLVQERYLRVLPGTGYALGPQLIELGFQAREGLSLVELARPQLDALARHTGDTIHLVVREGDEVLYVEKIPGTQGLQMRSRVGQRMPLAYTGVGKALLLDDKEPEWRRVFEAGSAAAPQAAKRMAWSSFAKRMRSYAAGGYAYDLEDNEPSIRCVAAPIRGADGAIAAGLSVTSTAPYLSLERMEELRPVVMAAAAAISAELGWRAAR; encoded by the coding sequence ATGCCCTCTTCCCCACCCGCAGCCGAGCCCTCCTCCACCGCCCTGGCCGGCACCCAGACCCTCATGCGCGGCCTGGCCATCGTCCAGGCCGTGGCCGACGGCCAGCGCGACCTGAAGGCGCTGTGCGCGCACACCGGCATCGCGCGCAGCACCGCGCATCGCCTGGCCAGCCTGCTGGTGCAAGAGCGCTACCTGCGCGTGCTGCCGGGCACCGGCTATGCGCTGGGGCCGCAACTGATCGAGCTGGGCTTCCAGGCGCGCGAGGGCCTGTCGCTGGTCGAGCTGGCACGGCCGCAACTGGACGCGCTGGCGCGGCATACCGGCGACACCATCCACCTGGTGGTGCGCGAGGGCGACGAAGTGCTGTATGTGGAGAAGATCCCCGGCACGCAGGGCCTGCAGATGCGCTCGCGTGTGGGCCAGCGCATGCCCCTGGCCTATACCGGCGTGGGCAAGGCCCTGCTGCTCGATGACAAAGAGCCCGAATGGCGGCGCGTGTTCGAGGCCGGCAGCGCCGCCGCGCCCCAGGCCGCCAAGCGCATGGCCTGGTCAAGCTTTGCGAAGCGCATGCGCAGCTACGCGGCGGGCGGCTACGCCTACGACCTGGAAGACAACGAGCCCTCGATCCGCTGCGTGGCCGCGCCCATCCGCGGTGCCGACGGCGCCATTGCCGCCGGGCTCAGCGTGACCAGCACCGCGCCCTATCTGTCGCTGGAGCGCATGGAGGAGTTGCGGCCCGTGGTCATGGCTGCGGCTGCAGCGATCTCCGCAGAGCTGGGCTGGCGCGCAGCGCGCTGA
- a CDS encoding 2-dehydro-3-deoxygalactonokinase, giving the protein MTSALAAPAQLIALDWGTSSLRAYRLGGAGQVLEQRRLPWGIMNLPPAPADAPDTQPTQAFERAFDAACGDWLRAEPALPVLACGMVGSAQGWREAVYLDLPADLQRLGGRLTVVERAGATPLHIVPGLIERAGLPNVMRGEETQVAGVLAGLPDQGAADDVLIGLPGTHSKWVAVRAGQVVHFDTFMTGEVYAALCGHTILGRSMQPAATADDAAFARGLQVAASEAGRMGVLSNIFSSRTLGLTGALPATAQADYLSGLLVGHEVAAIAAALAQAPQRPRIALCGEADLCRRYAQALQVYGLGPVAQAPAATERGLWQLALSAGLV; this is encoded by the coding sequence ATCACATCCGCGCTGGCCGCACCCGCCCAACTGATCGCGCTCGATTGGGGGACTTCGTCCTTGCGCGCCTACCGCCTGGGTGGCGCCGGCCAGGTGCTGGAGCAGCGGCGCCTGCCCTGGGGCATCATGAATCTGCCGCCGGCACCGGCGGATGCGCCCGACACCCAACCCACCCAGGCCTTCGAGCGCGCTTTTGACGCCGCTTGCGGCGACTGGCTGCGGGCCGAGCCCGCGCTGCCGGTGCTGGCCTGCGGCATGGTGGGCAGCGCCCAGGGTTGGCGCGAGGCGGTCTACCTGGACCTGCCCGCCGATTTGCAGCGCCTGGGCGGCCGCCTGACCGTGGTTGAGCGCGCGGGCGCCACGCCGCTGCACATCGTCCCCGGCCTGATCGAGCGCGCGGGCCTGCCCAATGTGATGCGCGGGGAAGAAACCCAGGTGGCCGGCGTGCTCGCCGGGCTGCCTGACCAGGGGGCGGCGGACGATGTGCTGATCGGCCTGCCCGGCACACACAGCAAATGGGTGGCGGTGCGCGCCGGCCAGGTCGTGCACTTCGACACCTTCATGACCGGCGAGGTCTACGCCGCGCTGTGCGGCCACACCATTCTGGGCCGCAGCATGCAGCCGGCCGCTACAGCTGACGACGCGGCCTTTGCGCGCGGCCTGCAGGTGGCGGCGTCAGAGGCCGGCCGCATGGGCGTGCTGTCCAACATCTTCAGCAGCCGCACGCTGGGCCTGACCGGCGCGCTGCCGGCCACGGCGCAGGCGGATTACCTGTCGGGCCTGCTGGTCGGGCATGAAGTGGCGGCCATTGCCGCAGCGCTGGCGCAGGCGCCGCAGCGCCCGCGCATCGCGCTGTGCGGCGAGGCGGATCTGTGCCGCCGCTATGCGCAGGCGCTGCAGGTCTATGGCCTGGGGCCGGTGGCCCAGGCG